The Miscanthus floridulus cultivar M001 chromosome 17, ASM1932011v1, whole genome shotgun sequence genome has a window encoding:
- the LOC136518069 gene encoding protein transport protein Sec61 subunit beta-like, producing the protein MARSSSQSQSSVGGGAGAGARPATVGPRGTAAAAAGMRRRRATSSAGGGGFSGGGGSNMLRFYTDEAPGLRLSPTMVLVMSLCFIGFVTALHIFGKLYRSRTAAASA; encoded by the coding sequence ATGGCCCGCTCCTCCTCGCAGTCGCAGTCCtccgtcggcggcggcgccggcgcgggcgcgcgcCCGGCCACCGTCGGCCCGCGCGGCACGGCCGCGGCGGCCGCCGGgatgcgccgccgccgcgccacctCGTCCGCCGGGGGAGGCGGCTTCTCCGGGGGCGGCGGGAGCAACATGCTCCGCTTCTACACCGACGAGGCGCCGGGGCTCCGCCTCTCGCCCACCATGGTGCTCGTCATGTCGCTCTGCTTCATAGGCTTCGTCACCGCCCTCCACATCTTCGGCAAGCTCTACCGCTCCCGCACGGCCGCGGCCTCCGCGTGA